A region of the Phoenix dactylifera cultivar Barhee BC4 chromosome 10, palm_55x_up_171113_PBpolish2nd_filt_p, whole genome shotgun sequence genome:
catctactcgtagagatgatgctaTCAACCCCTGATACatcatagattttttttagaaatttgatatgtatgttttcaatatttttgaagtacaatgtaatcaaatatgataatataaatttttttaataaaaattttttGTTTGTGATATGACTTTTGTTATCAATGTGATTTAGGTTGTGTATTTGTTATGTTGGAAAGTAATGTATACAGATTTAAAAATtacttctataatttttttttaaaaaaaatcactatTGGCAATAACAACCGTCACGCCaataccgacgcttaaaagtgtCGGTAATAACGAAACCAGGACGCCTATACTGACGcgttttaaaagcgtcggtaattacCAAATGTTATAGGTATGCCGGGTGGCCTATACCgacactttaaagcgtcgggaaaagggcctttgccgatgcttttaaaAAGCGATAGTATAGGGTCAGGTAATGTTGATGCTTTCAAAATGCATCGGAAAGAAACTCTCCCACCCTCACCTGCCCGACGCGTTTGCGACACTTttgaaagcgtcggcataaaAAGTACCGACGCGTATAAGCATCGGTAACAACTCTAAAAAGcgccgaaaaatattatttcttttgtagtgctctctctctctctctctctctctctctctctctctttgagaAAGACTTTCACATGTGTACCTTGCCGATTGATCTATTTTGCTATAAAGATACGTATCAGGATTCACAAAATTTGTTCCCATACAAACAATGCAAAAGCAAAAGATAAAGCTATATTTAAACCCCTTCAACCCAAGTTCTGGGAAATTTCTACAATCTAAATATATAATTCTGTACCCAAAAAAATCTAAGTATATAATTAACTTTTATTGGTTATATAAATCTTACAAACTTGCAATAAATCGAGGAGGATTTTTTTTCAGCCTGTCAAatgttatgcataatttcaactGAGGTTAGGAGTATCTGATGCCTTGAGAAGGCCCTCTTGATTCAAACTAGAATCAAAAAGTATCAAGAAGGCTCTTAGATTAGTTGGTGAACAGAGCCAAGTCTACTGTCTGTTTTAGTCCAAGGACCCAGTTACAGACCAAGGCTTCCATTAGAGAGATCTTGGGTATGGGTGAGCAGGAGGGCACAATGAGATACCTTGGGGTTCTCATCACTGGCCGGCGTTTGCGGCGTAGTAATTACTCCGAGCTTGAGTTGAGTATCAGACGCAGATTGGAGGGATGGCAGTTAGATGCTCTCTCCATGATGGGTCGTATCATCCTGGTGCGGTCGGACCAGAGTTCGATTGCGGTGTACTTGCTGGCGAATACTCAGGTGTCGATATCTCTTTTAAGGGCTTTGGAGTAGCTTTTCAGGGATTTTATGTGGGGCAAACGAGAGGGCAGGAGAGGCATTCATCTGGTAGCATGGGAAGTTGTCTGTCAGCCTCTCAGACATAGGGGCTTGATGGTTCTGTCACTGTTGGCGAGGCGGGAGGTTCTAGCAGCGTGGCGAGCTGCCAAATTTTTTCTGGAGCTGGATAGTTAGTGGTGCGCTCTGCTGAGGGACAAGTATGGTGCCCATTCGATGCGGGTGGAGCCCCAGAGTGGGCGCCACTATTCCTTTATATGGCGGAAGATTTGTTCTTTTGCTTACTTAGTGCTTCCAATGATCAGGTGGATGGTTGGTGATGGGCAGTCCATTGACATTCTGGAGGATAGGTAGCTGGTAAAGCTACCCCTCCATAGGGTGCCGACGATGGTCGACGCTGCGAGGCTTGCCGGACGTAGAGTCAGTGATCTGATGGTCCCTAGTGAGGGCCGATGGGATGAGGTTGTGATCAGAGAGGTTTTTGGGACACAGTTAGCGGAGCAGGTACTCGCCACTCTGATTCCTCAGGGGGGCTGGATAGGCAGGTGTGGGCGGCGACTGGATCAGCTAGGGTGAGGTCAGCTGACATACATGCATTGATGGGAGTTGTGTCATCCAGGCATGGTGATGGTAGGTGGATTGGAGGTTGTGGGCTCACCCTCGGGTGGCATTGTTCATCTGGAAGGCGGTCTGGGATTGTCTACCGACTATAAGTATGCTGGCCAAAAGGGGGGTTGGGGTTTCTCCATTGTGTGTGGACCACCCGATTTGGTGGAGACTGTCAGCCATGTGTTATTTGAGTGCCCACGGGCAGCTCAGGTTTGGCGGAGGGCATCCTTCCCCTTACCGGGGCTCGGCTCTGCGGTGGTGGACTTTCTACGATAGGTGAGGTCTGCTCTTTAATCGCCAAGCATGGTAGAGTGGGGTATTGTTGCTGTCTACTTGGCGTTCATATTTATTTGGACAGGAATGCTAGAGTCTTTGAGGATAGGAGGGCTCCTCTGAGGTCTGTTGTAGAGCGGGCTCTCCTCCAGGCAGTGGAGTTCATTGAGGTTGTGGAGTCTAATTTATCTGTGATGGCTAGAGACATCTGGGACTCTTTTTCGCTATCATAGCACCCAATTTGCTCTTGTTTTATGGGAGCCCTCACCCCCTGACCATCTAAAGGTGAATTTCAATGAGAGCTTGCCCGCCAGTGACGATCGGGCTGGAGTGGCATTTGTTATTAGAGATCATGGCGCTAGGCTGATTGCAGCAGGAGGATGTCGTTCTTTCAAGTACTCGACTTTGGGGTGGAGCTCAGGACGGCATGGGAGGGGCTTTCCTATGTGAGATATATTCTGCAGGCTAGTTGTATCATTTTGGAGGGGGATTCATCTTCCTTGATTGCGCGCCTCAGGGCGGAGGGTCGGGAGGATGGGGGGCACTCGGTTCTGGGCGAAATTCGTCGAACGCTGCAGGAGTGCCGGACTCCACGTCAGGCATATTCTTCGAGAGGCAACCAGACTGCTGATTGGTCGCCTCCTTCGTCACGCACTATTCCGGAGAGTTTCTCTGGACTCAACAGTTTTCAGTTCCTTTTGCTTTGCGTAGTTTGCTTGATTCTGATGTAGCTGGCTGTGCTCATGCTAGAGCAGTGTGAGCAACCGATTCACCAAAAAACAAAAGGCCATAATAGCCATAGAGgaagaaatttttaatttcaaatttatGAAGTCTAGTGGACACATGTTATCTTTGCAATGATTTCTTGATTTTCCTAAAATGCAAAGCAGATAGACCAAGGTGACCAAGGTTCACACTAGGCTGGTCCTTGATTGTTTAATTCCTATACTATCTTAATGAAATGCTAAGATTCTTTATACAAGAGCCCAGCTTTTTTCTAGATTTAAAAGTCGCAAACTACATGCAGGGTCCTTCGATGTCAAAATGTTTGTATTAgggataaaattaattaaattaaatactaAAAATTTTTACTGATGCACCTCTCCAACCTACCTTTATGTTTTCAAAGATATGTACttgcataaaataaaataaaataatagagaAACTCATAGCTGCTACCTTAACTCTCTGCTAAGATCCAACATGCCGGCTACATCCTCTAATATATTAAAAGAAGCTcgcatccaaaagaaacagaatTTTCTACAGTGCAATTTTTGTACTATCAAGTGCAATATCATTGTCGATAGCCACCACATCATCCATGTTGGAGACGTATTAACTCTCTAGCATATCGTGTATAAAAAATATGTGTATATCTTCTAGGATAAATAAGAACCATCCATTTTCTAGATGAATGATGTGGTGGCTTTTGATAGTAATACATGATTTTGCAGTGCAAAAGTCGCACTTTAGAGGACTTGGACTGCATCCAAACTTGTCACATAAGAAAATATATCCTTATGCTCTTTTTTAATAGGGAAAaaatgtattttatttttttaatgtccCACCATTCTCGACCATTTCAAAGTTCAATTTTTGCCTCATGTGACATATAAAGAAACTTTTTAACTAAAACTCATAACAAAACTAGGATATGAAAagcaaatgaaataaaaaaaaattaaaataaaatcctaGTAGAATGCATAGGCTCTCAATTAATCTcatttttagaaaatttctacAATATAAATATAACACAAACTTTATGGGTCATATAATTTTTACAAACATGCAATACActggaggtttttttttttgttttttttgcagCCTGCCGAAATATTGTACATAATTTTTAATGAGGTTGTAGAGTATCTGAAGCCCTGGGAAGAGATGATGCTTTACCTTCGCTAGGAAACTTCAGCAACAACTGAAATATGTGTACAGATCTTAATAGAGTAACAAGTTGGACGAGAGCCAGAGTTCCAAGATGCTAAATGATTTCTGTAATGATCTTCAGGAAATCTGCGGCCACCTTCCGTATCTCGGAGATGCACCAATCCACTTTCTCTTCCAATCCATCAAGACTCTTCTCTATCACCCCAATCTTATTCTTGATATTTCCAATCCCGAACGTCGCCACTGCGTCCACAACCTCCTTTTCCTTCCCTGGCATCGATCCAACGTCGATTTCCACCATCTCCATCAGCGACAGGATGCTCATAAACTCATGCACCAGAAAGCGACTCTTTTCCATCGCTGCAACGGCTTCCATTTCAGCCTTCAGGGTGCTTTCGTGCACATCCCACAGTGAGTTGAACCATGTCTCCGCTAATTTTATGGTGTTGGATGCCGCGGTGGTGGCAGCGGTCGCTGCAGGAGGTGCCCCAAGGGCTGCCAGCACCACTGAGCCGGCAATGGCCACGATGTAGGACATCGTGTAGATGACATTCCAAGCCTTCCGCCACTTCTTGGCCCGTCTCAGATTCTTCCCCAGATTTTGCTTTCTCCTACTCAGCTTCTCCAACAGCACCAGCTGTTGCTCGCAGGCTGATCGCAGCTCTTGGGTGT
Encoded here:
- the LOC103696703 gene encoding UPF0496 protein 1-like codes for the protein MVCMISSSQIQGAGIEESYPLIMKLRSLGLVDPSSLTVDDSTGRHKLRHAISKNPDFSSSVISFLNHVVIMPLRSLNATKCGIEKVRTSLDIVREKATKKNKNKKKNGRKPNKKYMEVVAKLRAEWELLAVASPNTQELRSACEQQLVLLEKLSRRKQNLGKNLRRAKKWRKAWNVIYTMSYIVAIAGSVVLAALGAPPAATAATTAASNTIKLAETWFNSLWDVHESTLKAEMEAVAAMEKSRFLVHEFMSILSLMEMVEIDVGSMPGKEKEVVDAVATFGIGNIKNKIGVIEKSLDGLEEKVDWCISEIRKVAADFLKIITEII